In the genome of Lysobacter sp. BMK333-48F3, the window AACTGCGCATCCTCGTAGTCCAGCGCGCTCACCCCGGCGTCGCCGTCGGCGCCGCACACGCCGAGGAAGTACAGGTCGCTGCGCAGCGCCTCGGCGTCGCGGGTGGCGGCGCGGCCGAGGCTGGCGCCGATGCGCGGGTCGACCCGGCCGCCGATCACGATCAGCTGCAGATCCTCGCGCTCGGCCAGGCGCGCGGCGATCGCCGGCGCATTGGTGGCCACGGTCAGGCGGTAGTCGGCCGGCAAGGCCTCGGCGATGGCCAGATTGGTCGAGCCGGCATCCAGGAACAGCAACTGGCCGGGTTCGATCAGGGCGATCGCGGCCCGCGCCAGGGCCGCCTTGCGCGCCGGCTCCAGGCCGCGGCGCCGGGCCAGCGGCCCGTGGTCGGGCGACAGCGGCAAGGCGCCGCCGTAGACGCGCTGGCACATCCCGGCCGCCGCCATCTCGCGCAGGTCGCGGCGGATGGTGTCGTGGGAGACCTCGAGTTCGCGCGCCAGATCGACCGCGAGCACCCGGCCCTGAGCCAGCAGGCGTTCCAGGATCAGGCCTTGGCGCTGCTGCGGGAGCAGTTCTTCGGCGGACATGGGGGAATCCTTATTCATGCACGATTGATAATAATTGTGCACAAACGTGCAAACCATGCAAGCACCGCCGACCGGAAAGCCCGAGCCGCGCCGAAACCGACCGCGAACCGGCCGATCCGGCACAAC includes:
- a CDS encoding DeoR/GlpR family DNA-binding transcription regulator, encoding MSAEELLPQQRQGLILERLLAQGRVLAVDLARELEVSHDTIRRDLREMAAAGMCQRVYGGALPLSPDHGPLARRRGLEPARKAALARAAIALIEPGQLLFLDAGSTNLAIAEALPADYRLTVATNAPAIAARLAEREDLQLIVIGGRVDPRIGASLGRAATRDAEALRSDLYFLGVCGADGDAGVSALDYEDAQFKQAVAAASRAVVAAVTDDKLGTAARYPVLAADALHALAVEHGGDAAQAEAFARRGVRVLRAAPSR